One stretch of Archocentrus centrarchus isolate MPI-CPG fArcCen1 chromosome 5, fArcCen1, whole genome shotgun sequence DNA includes these proteins:
- the LOC115779709 gene encoding ras-related protein rab7: MSDKKSPVTLKIILIGNSGVGKSSFMSRYVNHRFTNMYRATVGTDFLTKTVSIDRDTATLQIWDTAGTERFQSLGTPLYRGAHCCMLVFDVTSKASFSALDRWRKEFLIQGEPQDPSDFPFIVLGNKTDLSDREVSARTALQWCEEIGAEYFEGSAKEDLDVEKPFMRAAQRGLQQYKKHTLENTGHFQITCKQPRETRNTCEC, encoded by the exons ATGAGTGACAAAAAGAGCCCAGTTACACTGAAAATAATCCTCATCGGAAACTCCGG GGTGGGAAAATCCTCCTTCATGAGCAGATATGTGAATCACCGCTTCACCAACATGTACCGGGCCACTGTAGGGACCGACTTCCTCACCAAAACAGTCAGCATAGATAGGGACACAGCCACCCTGCAG ATCTGGGACACAGCAGGCACAGAGAGGTTCCAGTCTCTGGGTACACCTCTGTACAGGGGAGCTCACTGCTGCATGCTGGTGTTTGATGTCACATCCAAGGCCAGCTTCTCTGCTCTGGACAGGTGGAGGAAGGAGTTTTTGATCCAAGGAGAACCCCAGGATCCTTCTGATTTCCCTTTTATTGTACTGGGCAACAAAACTGATCTGAGCGACCGGGAG GTGTCTGCTAGGACGGCCCTGCAGTGGTGTGAGGAAATAGGAGCAGAGTACTTTGAAGGAAGCGCcaaagaagatctggatgtagAGAAGCCGTTTATGAGAGCAGCTCAGCGCGGCTTACAACAG TACAAAAAACACACGTTGGAAAATACAGGACATTTCCAGATAACCTGCAAACAGCCGAGAGAAACTCGCAACACCTGCGAGTGCTGA
- the LOC115779707 gene encoding host cell factor 1-like: MEVMSAPGSAVSGTTASVLQPRWKRVLGWSGPVPRPRHGHRAVAIKELMVVFGGGNEGIVDELHVYNTATNQWFIPAVRGDIPPGCAAYGFVCDGTRLLVFGGMVEYGKYSNDLYELQASRWEWKKLKAKNPKNGPPPCPRLGHSFSLVGNKCYLFGGLANDSEDPKNNIPRYLNDLYTLELRAGSSVVGWDIPITYGVLPPPRESHTAVVYTDKTTRKSRLIIYGGMSGCRLGDLWTLDIDTLTWNKPLVSGTAPLPRSLHSATTITNKMYVFGGWVPLVMDDVKVATHEKEWKCTNTLACLNLDTMCWETVLMDTLEDNIPRARAGHCAVAINSRLYVWSGRDGYRKAWNNQVCCKDLWYLETERPHAPARVQLVRANTNSLEVSWGAVSTADTYLLQLQKYDIPATPAAASPAMSATPSQPLNSPKSPAPAAAAPSAQSLPQTAVLKVAAQQAATGTSVVTVRPSQPGKSPVTVTSLPPGVRMVVPAQTTQGSPIGSSPQMSGMAALAAAAAATQKIPPSSAGTVLNVPAGATILKTVAVSPSTTTVKVASPVMVSNPATRMLKTAAAQVGTATASSPTTTTRPIITVHKSGAVTVAQQAQVVTTVVGGVTKTITLVKSPLTMGSSGTLISNLGKMMSVVQTKPVQTSAVTGQASTNPLTQIIQTKGPLPAGTILKLVTSADGKPTTIITTSQAGGTGNKPTILNISGVSPTTTKQGTTIIKTIPMSAIMTQPGATGVTSSAGMKTPITILTTKVMTTGTPGKIITAVPKLATAAGQQGLTQVVLKGAPGQPGTILRTVPMSTVGGVRLVTPVTVSAVKPTVTTLVVKGTTGVTTLGTVTGTVSTSLAGGTVDSSTASLVTPITTLGTIATLSSQVISPAAITVSAAQTSLTSSSALPSSTMTVQNQPTQVTLITTPSGVEAQPVQDLPVSILASPTSEQPTSTEAGAAGESSGTVTLVCSNPPCETHETGTTNTATTSSATIGAGQVCSNPPCETHETGTTNTATTSSAAIGAGQVCSNPPCETHETGTTNTATTSSATIGAGQVCSNPPCETHETGTTNTATTATSNMSALRVCSNPPCETHETGTTNTATTATSNMGGVQQVCSNPPCETHVTGTTNTATQASSSMNANQTDTVQSVCSNPPCETHETGTTNTPSTATSNMGGDQTSTTTGLVQRVCSNPPCETHETGTTNTATTATCSMETGEGTAAQQTEEGAEGASSTEEASTTTTTGTTQGRAVTTVTQSTPAPGPSVPSISSITEGVSTAASSTEEPMQTDEAASAEAAPAEEGTTAMETQAEGEAAAATALNLPSELMSEGQGATLMVTGLSDEELAVTAAAEAAAQAAATEEAQALAIQAVLQAAQQAVMNEGDAAGESQQPTNIPIMLTQQELAALVQQQQQLQEAQAAAQQATVDTSLPTEGLAPADSLNDPSVESNGHNEMAATVTSAVASLLPRTTAETLAPSSTFAPSVSVASPAKLQAAATLAEVANGIEGEKQAPQPAPVKPVVKKENQWFDVGIVKVTNMVVTHYYVPGDDSQGDDDSGVIPDYSQMKKMELQPGTAYKFRVAGINACGRGAFSEISAFKTCLPGFPGAPCAIKISKSPDGAHLTWEPPSVTSGKIIEYSVYLAIQSNQTAEAKASTPAQLAFMRGYCGPNPSCLVQSSSLSNAHIDYTTKPAIIFRIAARNEKGYGPATQVRWLQESGKDASSAKPAPKRPGTSPDAKSTGPKKARTDQ; the protein is encoded by the exons ATGG AAGTCATGTCTGCCCCTGGCTCCGCGGTATCTGGGACCACGGCGTCGGTTCTGCAGCCGCGATGGAAACGGGTCCTCGGGTGGTCCGGTCCTGTTCCCCGGCCCAGACATGGACACAGAGCTGTGGCTATAAAGGAACTTATGGTTGTTTTTGGCGGTGGAAACGAAGGAATTGTGGATGAGTTGCATGTATACAACACCG caacaaACCAGTGGTTTATCCCAGCAGTCCGTGGTGATATACCTCCTGGTTGTGCTGCATATGGTTTTGTCTGTGATGGCACGCGGTTGCTGGTGTTTGGGGGAATGGTGGAGTATGGAAAGTACAGCAACGATCTTTATGAACTACAG GCCAGCAGATGGGAATGGAAAAAATTGAAAGCAAAAAACCCGAAGAACGGCCCCCCTCCTTGCCCTCGTCTTGGCCACAGCTTTTCACTGGTTGGCAACAAATGCTACCTCTTTGGTGGACTTGCCAATGACAGTGAGGATCCAAAAAACAACATTCCCAG aTATCTGAATGATCTATACACACTCGAGCTTCGTGCGGGTTCCAGTGTGGTTGGATGGGATATTCCAATCACATATGGAGTTCTGCCTCCTCCTCGTGAGAGCCACACTGCTGTGGTATACACAGACAAGACAACCAGGAAGTCTCGCCTAATAATCTATGGAGGAATGAGTGGCTGTCGTCTTGGAGATCTATGGACACTCGATATCG ATACCCTGACATGGAACAAACCATTGGTAAGCGGCACAGCGCCACTTCCCCGAAGTCTTCACTCTGCCACCACCATCACAAACAA GATGTATGTTTTTGGAGGATGGGTTCCTTTGGTAATGGATGACGTCAAAGTGGCCACACATGAAAAAGAGTGGAAATGCACAAACACGCTCGCCTGCTTAAATCTCG ACACCATGTGTTGGGAAACTGTGTTGATGGATACTCTTGAAGACAACATCCCCAGGGCCCGTGCCGGCCACTGTGCCGTGGCTATCAATTCTAGACTTTATGTATGGAGTGGCCGTGATGGTTATCGTAAAGCTTGGAACAACCAAGTGTGTTGTAAAGATCTGTGGTACCTGGAAACAG AGCGGCCGCATGCCCCTGCCAGGGTGCAGTTAGTCCGTGCCAACACAAACTCTCTGGAGGTGAGTTGGGGTGCAGTCTCCACAGCTGACACATacttgctgcagctgcagaagtATGACATCCCTGCAACTCCAGCTGCAGCCTCCCCAGCCATGAGTGCAACCCCATCGCAGCCCCTTAACTCTCCAAAGAGCCCTGCGCCGGCTGCTGCAGCTCCCTCGGCTCAAAGCTTACCACAGACAG CAGTTTTAAAGGTTGCAGCTCAGCAGGCTGCAACAGGCACGTCTGTTGTCACAGTTCGTCCCAGCCAGCCAGGGAAATCCCCTGTCACTGTGACATCCCTTCCTCCAGGTGTTCGAATGGTAGTGCCCGCACAGACCACCCAAGGATCG CCAATTGGGAGCAGCCCTCAGATGAGTGGCATGGCAGctttagctgctgcagctgcagcaacacAGAAGATCCCGCCCTCTTCTGCAGGAACTGTCCTCAATGTTCCTGCAGGTGCCACCATTCTCAAAACAGTTGCAGTTTCCCCCAGCACAACCACAGTGAAAGTGGCTTCTCCAGTCATG GTCAGTAACCCGGCCACCCGGATGTTGAAGACTGCTGCAGCCCAGGTGGGCACAGCAACTGCATCCTCTCCCACCACTACCACCAGACCCATTATCACTGTGCATAAGTCTGGTGCAGTCACAGTGGCCCAGCAGGCTCAGGTGGTGACCACTGTGGTTGGAGGAGTCACCAAGACCATCACCCTGGTCAAGAGCCCACTCACTATGGGCAGCAGTGGCACTCTG ATCTCCAACCTTGGCAAGATGATGTCTGTGGTACAAACCAAGCCAGTGCAGACATCAGCTGTCACAGGCCAGGCTTCCACTAACCCTCTCACACAGATCATACAG ACAAAGGGTCCACTCCCAGCTGGCACAATCCTGAAGCTGGtgacttctgcagatggcaaaCCCACAACCATCATCACCACCTCCCAGGCTGGAGGCACAGGAAACAAGCCCACTATCCTCAACATCAGCGGAGTCTCTCCTACTACCACTAAGCAGGGCACCACCATCATTAAGACTATCCCCATGTCAGCAATCATGACCCAGCCTGGAGCTACAG GTGTAACAAGCAGTGCAGGCATGAAAACACCTATCACAATCCTTACCACAAAGGTAATGACGACAGGAACTCCTGGGAAAATCATCACTGCAGTTCCCAAACTTGCCACTGCAGCCGGCCAGCAGGGACTGACACAG GTGGTTTTGAAGGGTGCTCCTGGGCAACCCGGCACTATTTTACGCACTGTTCCCATGAGCACAGTGGGTGGTGTTCGCCTCGTTACACCAGTGACAGTGTCTGCTGTTAAGCCTACTGTCACAACTCTGGTTGTCAAGGGGACTACAG GTGTCACCACTCTCGGCACAGTCACTGGTACTGTTTCTACCAGCCTGGCAGGAGGCACAGTTGACAGTTCCACGGCCTCTCTCGTTACTCCCATCACCACACTGGGAACCATTGCTACCCTGTCCAGCCAGGTCATCAGCCCAGCTGCCATTacagtttcagctgctcagACTAGCCTGACTTCTTCCTCCGCACTGCCCTCATCTACTATGACAGTGCAG AATCAGCCCACCCAGGTGACTCTGATCACAACTCCCAGTGGTGTAGAGGCTCAGCCAGTACAAGATCTACCCGTGTCCATCCTGGCTTCACCAACCTCTGAGCAGCCCACCTCCACTGAAGCTGGAGCAGCTGGAGAGAGCTCTGGGACTGTCACCCTGGTCTGCTCTAATCCGCCCTGTGAGACCCACGAAACGGGAACTACTAACACAGCCACCACCTCTTCCGCAACAATTGGTGCAGGGCAGGTCTGCTCTAACCCACCATGCGAAACCCATGAAACCGGAACCACCAACACAGCCACCACTTCGTCTGCAGCAATTGGAGCTGGGCAGGTGTGCTCAAATCCACCATGTGAAACCCACGAAACCGGAACCACCAACACAGCCACCACTTCCTCAGCTACAATTGGTGCAGGACAGGTCTGCTCGAACCCACCCTGCGAAACCCATGAGACCGGAACGACCAACACAGCCACAACTGCTACTTCAAACATGTCTGCGCTACGTGTGTGCTCCAACCCACCGTGTGAGACTCATGAAACTGGGACAACAAACACAGCTACCACGGCGACATCTAATATGGGAGGGGTCCAGCAGGTGTGCTCCAACCCGCCCTGTGAGACCCATGTGACAGGCACCACCAACACCGCCACCCAAGCTTCATCCAGCATGAACGCAAACCAGACAGACACCGTGCAGAGCGTGTGCTCTAATCCACCCTGCGAAACCCACGAGACGGGGACCACCAACACTCCGTCCACAGCCACCTCCAACATGGGAGGAGACCAGACCAGCACAACAACAGGCTTGGTCCAGAGGGTTTGTTCCAACCCCCCCTGTGAAACACATGAGACAGGGACCACCAACACAGCCACAACTGCCACTTGCAGCATGGAGACAGGTGAAGGCACGG CAGCCCAGCAGACAGAAGAAGGGGCAGAAGGTGCCAGCAGCACAGAAGAGGCCTCCACCACAACAACAACTGGTACCACCCAGGGCAGGGCTGTCACTACTGTCACTCAGTCTACACCAGCCCCCGGACCCTCGGTGCCT TCGATCTCATCAATCACAGAGGGAGTAAGCACTGCTGCCAGCTCCACAGAGGAACCCATGCAAACTGATGAGGCAGCATCAGCAGAAGCTGCACCTGCTGAGGAAGGAACCACTGCAATGGAGACGCAAGCAGAG ggagaagcagcagcagcgacaGCCTTGAACCTTCCTTCGGAGCTGATGTCTGAGGGCCAGGGAGCTACACTAATGGTGACGGGGCTGTCGGATGAGGAACTGGCAgtgactgcagcagcagaggcagcTGCCCAGGCAGCGGCCACTGAGGAAGCCCAGGCCCTCGCTATCCAGGCTGTTCTCCAGGCAGCTCAGCAAGCCGTAATGA ATGAAGGTGATGCTGCTGGAGAGAGCCAGCAACCCACCAACATCCCCATCATGCTGACCCAGCAAGAGCTTGCGGCACTggtccaacagcagcagcagctgcaggaggcTCAGGCTGCAGCCCAGCAGGCCACGGTGGACACAAGTTTGCCCACCGAAGGTCTCGCTCCTGCTGACAGTCTCAACGACCCCTCTGTTGAGAGTAATGGACACAACGAAATGGCGGCCACAGTCACCAGTGCTGTGGCTTCTCTCCTGCCACGTACCACTGCTGAAA CACTTGCTCCATCGAGTACATTTGCACCCTCTGTATCTGTGGCAAGTCCAGCCAAGCTGCAAGCAGCAGCCACTCTAGCAGAGGTTGCCAATGGCATTGAGGGAGAG AAGCAAGCCCCTCAGCCAGCTCCAGTGAAGCCTGTTGTAAAAAAAGAGAACCAGTGGTTTGATGTTGGGATTGTTAAAGTGACAAATATGGTTGTCACACACTACTATGTGCCAGGAGATGATTCTCAAGGAGAT GACGACTCTGGCGTCATACCAGACTACAGTCAGATGAAGAAAATGGAGCTGCAGCCCGGAACAGCTTATAAGTTCCGTGTTGCTGGAATCAACGCTTGTGGTCGTGGAGCTTTCTCAGAGATTTCTGCTTTCAAGACTTGCCTACCAGGCTTCCCAGGGGCACCTTGTGCCATCAAAATCAGCAag AGCCCAGATGGTGCCCACCTAACCTGGGAGCCACCCTCGGTGACGTCAGGGAAGATCATTGAGTACTCTGTTTACCTGGCCATCCAGAGTAACCAGACAGCTGAAGCCAAGGCTTCCACCCCAGCCCAGCTAGCCTTCATGCGTGGGTATTGTGGACCCAACCCATCTTGCTTGGTGCAGTCGTCCAGCCTCTCCAATGCCCACATTGACTACACCACCAAGCCAGCTATCATCTTCCGCATTGCCGCCCGCAACGAGAAGGGCTACGGTCCTGCCACCCAAGTTCGATGGCTGCAAG AATCTGGCAAAGATGCTTCTTCTGCAAAACCGGCCCCTAAGAGACCCGGCACCTCTCCTGATGC TAAGTCTACTGGTCCAAAGAAAGCAAGGACGGACCAGTGA
- the LOC115780418 gene encoding bcl-2-like protein 1, whose product MCQMIQRYDLQERSWYLIRLALRRRSRVEMQYSNRELVEFFISYKLSQKNHPTPLLRPSDAGQRTEEDQANSWPAHHGVEAVKSALIDSGEQFGFLFTQSFQDVASHLSITPDTAQQCFKNVMDELFRDGINWGRVIGLFVFGSAMCADCVENNMSEMVPHIADWMTVYLDEHINLWIQRHGGWDRFTEIFGKGMSARRSRESLKRWLFVGAALVTGLLVGMLMAD is encoded by the exons ATGTGCCAGATGATACAAAGGTATGACTTGCAGGAGAGATCGTGGTATCTGATTAGGCTGGCCCTGCGGAGGAGGTCCAGAGTGGAGATGCAGTACAGTAACAGAGAGCTGGTGGAGTTCTTTATAAGCTATAAACTGTCTCAGAAGAACCACCCAACTCCTCTACTGAGGCCGAGCGATGCTGGGCAAAGGACTGAGGAAGACCAGGCCAACTCTTGGCCTGCACACCATGGTGTAGAGGCTGTAAAATCGGCTCTTATAGACTCAGGAGAgcagtttggttttttgttCACACAGTCTTTTCAGGACGTTGCGTCACACCTCAGCATCACACCTGACACGGCCCAGCAGTGTTTCAAGAATGTGATGGACGAGTTGTTCAGGGATGGGATCAACTGGGGACGTGTAATAGGTCTGTTTGTCTTTGGCTCTGCAATGTGTGCGGATTGCGTCGAAAACAATATGAGTGAGATGGTACCCCACATTGCAGATTGGATGACTGTGTATCTAGATGAGCACATTAACCTGTGGATCCAACGACATGGAGGATGG GACCGCTTTACTGAGATTTTTGGAAAAGGGATGTCGGCAAGGAGATCCAGGGAGTCTCTGAAGAGATGGCTGTTTGTTGGAGCGGCATTAGTAACAGGGCTGCTGGTTGGCATGCTCATGGCTGATTAA
- the gata1a gene encoding GATA binding protein 1a yields the protein MEDSSEQSHWVSPSLLSSDPLAGFSSDSGLLPPGEEGETFFPSQDTDYTSLPSFFSNPSHSRAPATYRHSSVRPMFSPPSLLSNLQLLDGLPSHSLSSPYNPPASTWSSSPLTKTPLHSHTPTSLYTPGVTPSFTTSRDGYSSPGRDGRESPRLQEALKAERLSPLGGSGASSSSFLNLTPAVGNVYTPSSHPHMMSPYSSYMSGPQDYSSAALYSSPGAWINPSYSPKLRNKMRISTPEARECVNCGATATPLWRRDGTGHYLCNACGLYHKMNGQNRPLIRPKKRLIVSKRAGTLCANCHTSTTTLWRRNSNGEPVCNACGLYFKLHNVNRPLTMKKDGIQTRNRKVSNKNKKNKKAALLEPYSEVNQPPSLDDHGGAFSLGPGTLLTYSHSPHLIPTPSPLHPSASLPYTHHLNSGMVPTLV from the exons ATGGAAGATTCATCAGAGCAGTCCCACTGGGTGTCTCCATCTCTGCTCAGCTCAGACCCCCTGGCTGGTTTCTCCTCTGATTCTGGCCTGTTGCCTCCAGGAGAAGAGGgtgagacattcttccccagccaaGACACTGACTACACCAGCCTGCCCTCTTTCTTCTCCAACCCAAGCCACAGCCGAGCGCCAGCCACCTACCGACACAGCTCGG TTCGACCAATGTTCAGCCCACCGAGTCTGCTCAGCAATCTGCAGCTGCTGGATGGGCTGCCCAGCCACTCTCTGAGCTCACCCTACAATCCGCCGGCCTCCACCTGGAGCAGCAGCCCTCTCACCAAGACGCCACTGCATTCACACACCCCGACCTCCCTCTACACTCCCGGAGTGACCCCTTCCTTCACCACTTCCAGAGACGGATACTCATCTCCAGGCAGAGACGGCAGGGAGAGTCCCAGACTTCAGGAGGCCCTGAAGGCAGAGCGTCTGAGCCCACTTGGGGGCTCCggggccagcagcagcagctttctgAACCTGACTCCTGCAGTTGGCAATGTGTATACGCCATCATCCCACCCACACATGATGAGCCCCTACAGCTCATACATGAGTGGCCCACAGGACTACAGCTCTGCTGCCCTCTATTCCAGCCCTGGAGCCTGGATCAACCCCTCATACTCTCCTAAACTCCGCAACAAGATGAGGATATCCACTCCAG AGGCCAGAGAGTGTGTTAACTGTGGAGCCACAGCTACACCTCTGTGGCGTCGGGATGGTACAGGCCACTACCTGTGCAATGCCTGTGGACTGTACCACAAGATGAACGGCCAAAATAGACCTCTAATCCGGCCCAAGAAGAGACTG aTTGTCAGCAAGCGTGCAGGCACCCTTTGTGCCAACTGTCACACAAGCACAACAACACTGTGGAGACGCAACTCCAATGGGGAGCCTGTGTGCAACGCCTGTGGACTCTACTTTAAACTGCACAAT GTCAACCGGCCTCTCACCATGAAGAAGGATGGGATCCAAACGCGTAACAGAAAAGTTTCcaacaagaacaagaagaacaagaaggctGCCCTGTTGGAGCCGTATTCGGAGGTGAATCAGCCGCCCTCCCTGGACGACCACGGTGGGGCCTTCTCCCTCGGCCCCGGGACTCTCCTGACCTACAGTCACTCGCCTCACCTCATCCCTACACCGTCTCCCCTCCATCCCTCTGCCAGCTTACCTTACACACACCACCTCAACTCTGGCATGGTGCCCACACTAGTGTGA